The nucleotide sequence AAAGCTAAAACAATAATATCAAATACTTAGGTGTGTGTTTCGTCCTAGATTCTGTGAATCGTCCTACATCGCAGTCGAGTGCTGAATCTTAATGCCGAATGATGTGAGCATTAAGTTCGCATGCACTCCCGGCTCGCGTGAGCGCGATTGACACGATCCGTTGCGTTGTGTGTCGATGCACGGGAACTCGGCGTGGGCGCATTACCATGAGTGATTTTGGAACGGTGGAATCGACCGTAATCAAACTGCATTTCGCCGTTGCTCGAGGCAAGGGACACGGAAAAATGCGCGTTGCATTGGTGTCGTGTTGATCAAGGGACTGCGATCACGGTCGCTAGTATTGAAAGAATTAATCCGCCCAACATGGGAATGGATGATTGCTGTCCCGTTGTCACTACTCGGCGCGGCCGGCGCCGTTCGAGACGAAATACTTCTGCCTTCGCATCCCGAAATCTACAAGCTTGTCTATTGGCTGCCAGCTTGGAGCTGGCAGACTTATCTCATCATCGTCGCGTGTATGCTTTTGGCTCTAATCTTGGAAAGCGCGTATCGCGCGATCCGACGGCGAGAAGATCGGTATACCGAACTTGTTGATCGCTATAGCCATGCGCTGGTTTTGCAAAACGTAGTTCCACAGACTGATTGGAAAAATGTCGCAAACATGCTTGAGCTAAGGCTTTTGCTACAAAATAGTACAAGCCTGCCGTTGAAGTTCCTCGTCCAAGATTACCGCTTGGCGTTTAATGGAGTCGTTATCCGTCAGGCGAATTCGTCGTCGTCGGTTATGGGATCCAACGCGCAGATGACCTATTTTCCAAATCGCGGTCTTTCCAAATGGCAGTTTGACCAAGTACCCGAACGATGCGTGGGAACGCTTGTTTACGAAATTGCCTATGGGCATCCTGATCTGGGTTATTCGAGGTTGGCAACGAAAGAATTACGGGTTGAGCTTTTCAAGAATAGGAAGACGCGGCAGGTGTCGCTCATTCAAACGGTACTGACGGAAAAAGACTCGCCCATCGGTGAAGTGTAACGACAGGCTAACTGCATGGCCCGGCAGTGCTCGCACACTTCAATTCGCGGCGTGATCCGGGATATTGGGAAATTGAATGTACTGTAGCTGGCGGCAAGCTGTGCGATGATGCTCGCACGAGGCTTGGTCTTCGTTTGTCGAAGAGCGCGCGATATTCAAACGGCGGAGCGCGGGTCGTATGTCGGAACTGCCTGAGCCGGATCATCTCGTTGGTGAAGTTGCCGGGAGTGGAAAATGAGTGCTCGCATGGAAAGCTCGACCGTCGCTCGCGAAGCAATTGATCTCCTGAACAAGCTCGGCGCAGCCCCGCCGTTTGCGGCGCAGGGCAGCCTCGTCGCGCGGTCGCCGATCGATGGCCTGACCGTCGGCCATCTGCCGGAGGCAAGTGCGGATGATGTGCGCAGGACGATCGAGCAAGCGCATGCGGCTTACCTGATTTGGCGCAGCGTTCCGGCACCGCGCCGTGGCGAACTGGTGCGGCTTCTGGGTGAGGAACTGCGCCGGTCCAAGGAGGATCTGGGTCGTCTGGTGACCATCGAGACCGGCAAGATCCTCTCCGAAGGATTGGGCGAAGTGCAGGAGATGATCGATATCTGCGACTTCGCCGTCGGATTGTCGCGGCAGCTCTATGGCCTCACCATCGCCACCGAGCGGCCGGGCCATCGCATGATGGAGACCTGGCATCCAGCCGGTGTCTGCGGAATCGTGACGGCGTTCAATTTTCCGGTTGCTGTCTGGTGCTGGAATGCGGCTCTCGCTCTGGTGTGCGGCGATGCTGTCGTCTGGAAGCCGTCGGAAAAGACGCCGCTGACGGCCTATGCGGTGCAGGCTGTCATGGAGCGCGCGCTGGCGCGGTTTGCCGCCGCGCCGCTTGGGCTTGCCGGACTTGTTCAGGGCGGCCGAGCTGTTGGCGAGGTTCTCGTCGATCATCCGAAGGTTGCGGTCGTGTCCGCGACCGGTTCGACGCGCATGGGCCGGGACGTGGGGCCGCGGGTCGCGGCGCGGTTCGGCCGCTGTATTCTCGAACTGGGCGGCAACAACGCGGCGATCGTCACGCCGTCCGCCAATCAGGATCTCGCGCTGCGCAGCATAGCGTTCTCCGCGATGGGGACCGCAGGACAGCGTTGTACTTCGCTGCGGCGGCTGTTCGTTCATGAAAGTAT is from Afipia massiliensis and encodes:
- the amaB gene encoding L-piperidine-6-carboxylate dehydrogenase, with amino-acid sequence MESSTVAREAIDLLNKLGAAPPFAAQGSLVARSPIDGLTVGHLPEASADDVRRTIEQAHAAYLIWRSVPAPRRGELVRLLGEELRRSKEDLGRLVTIETGKILSEGLGEVQEMIDICDFAVGLSRQLYGLTIATERPGHRMMETWHPAGVCGIVTAFNFPVAVWCWNAALALVCGDAVVWKPSEKTPLTAYAVQAVMERALARFAAAPLGLAGLVQGGRAVGEVLVDHPKVAVVSATGSTRMGRDVGPRVAARFGRCILELGGNNAAIVTPSANQDLALRSIAFSAMGTAGQRCTSLRRLFVHESIADGFIAKLRNVYASVSIGDPSQPSTLIGPLIDAAAYEAMEKSLTEAQALGGKVHGGGRVDRALPSAYYVTPALVEMPGQQGPVLRETFAPILYVIRYRDLTDVIAMHNGVPQGLASSIFTTDIQEAETFMSSAGSDCGIVNVNIGPSGAEIGGAFGGEKETGGGRESGSDAWKGYMRRTTNTINYSRDLPLAQGVKFDVG